From Cellulosimicrobium cellulans, the proteins below share one genomic window:
- the steA gene encoding putative cytokinetic ring protein SteA codes for MRLTLRKASLPEAGSGTLGPAKVDPRTKALTKRLQPGDIAVIDHVDIDRVAADALVAAKPSAVLNAAKSVSGRYPNLGPDVLVEAGIVLVDDLGPAIMAVPDGRELRLDGGKVYLGDDLVAEGVLQSEETVARSLEEARANLSVEIESFAENTMNYLRRERDLLLDGVGVPDIRTPIDGRQVLIVVRGYHYREDLATLRPYITEYRPVLIGVDGGADAILDAGWKPDMIVGDMDSVSDRALSSGAEVVVHAYRDGKAPGLERVQELGVEPVVFPATGTSEDIAMLLADDKGAEVIVAVGTHATLVEFLDKGRAGMASTFLTRLRVGGKLVDAKGVSRLYRHRISNLQLWLLSIAGLLAVVAALWSTAAGQTFFGIVGARFDDLWSWIGSLFAGGG; via the coding sequence ATGAGACTCACTCTGCGCAAAGCCTCCCTGCCGGAGGCCGGGTCCGGCACGCTCGGCCCGGCCAAGGTCGACCCGCGCACCAAGGCGCTCACCAAGCGGCTCCAGCCGGGGGACATCGCGGTGATCGACCACGTCGACATCGACCGCGTCGCAGCCGACGCCCTCGTCGCGGCCAAGCCGTCCGCCGTCCTCAACGCCGCGAAGTCGGTCTCGGGCCGCTACCCGAACCTCGGGCCCGACGTCCTCGTCGAGGCCGGGATCGTGCTGGTCGACGACCTGGGCCCGGCGATCATGGCCGTCCCCGACGGCCGCGAGCTGCGGCTCGACGGCGGCAAGGTCTACCTCGGCGACGACCTCGTGGCCGAGGGCGTCCTCCAGAGCGAGGAGACCGTCGCGCGCAGCCTCGAGGAGGCGCGCGCCAACCTCTCGGTCGAGATCGAGTCGTTCGCCGAGAACACGATGAACTACCTGCGGCGCGAGCGGGACCTGCTGCTCGACGGCGTCGGCGTCCCCGACATCCGCACGCCCATCGACGGGCGGCAGGTGCTCATCGTGGTGCGCGGCTACCACTACCGCGAGGACCTCGCGACGCTGCGCCCCTACATCACGGAGTACCGGCCCGTCCTCATCGGTGTGGACGGCGGCGCGGACGCGATCCTCGACGCCGGCTGGAAGCCGGACATGATCGTGGGCGACATGGACTCGGTGTCCGACCGCGCGCTGAGCAGCGGCGCCGAGGTCGTGGTGCACGCGTACCGCGACGGGAAGGCGCCGGGTCTGGAGCGCGTCCAGGAGCTCGGCGTCGAGCCGGTCGTGTTCCCGGCGACGGGCACGAGCGAGGACATCGCGATGCTCCTGGCCGACGACAAGGGCGCCGAGGTCATCGTCGCGGTCGGGACGCACGCGACCCTCGTCGAGTTCCTCGACAAGGGCCGTGCAGGCATGGCGAGCACGTTCCTCACCCGGCTGCGCGTCGGCGGCAAGCTCGTCGACGCGAAGGGCGTCTCGCGCCTGTACCGGCACCGGATCTCCAACCTCCAGCTCTGGCTCCTGTCGATCGCGGGGCTCCTCGCCGTCGTCGCGGCGCTGTGGTCGACGGCGGCGGGCCAGACGTTCTTCGGGATCGTGGGCGCCCGGTTCGACGACCTCTGGTCGTGGATCGGGTCGCTCTTCGCGGGCGGCGGCTGA